Proteins encoded together in one Methanobrevibacter sp. V74 window:
- a CDS encoding DUF6110 family protein: MVFKKHLPAFAKEHKHALLFAGGIATAIIGAQIIKSQAAKDLATKGMAGVISTKKDAEETFQDIKENAEDIVFDANASTKQEIYVAKKE; the protein is encoded by the coding sequence ATGGTATTCAAAAAACATTTACCTGCATTTGCAAAAGAACATAAACATGCATTATTATTTGCAGGTGGAATTGCAACAGCAATAATTGGTGCACAAATCATTAAATCACAAGCTGCTAAAGATTTAGCCACAAAAGGAATGGCTGGTGTAATTTCTACTAAAAAAGATGCTGAAGAAACATTTCAGGACATTAAAGAAAATGCGGAAGATATTGTTTTCGATGCAAATGCAAGCACTAAACAAGAAATTTATGTTGCTAAAAAAGAATAA